The Xyrauchen texanus isolate HMW12.3.18 chromosome 49, RBS_HiC_50CHRs, whole genome shotgun sequence genome contains the following window.
CTCTTTCACCAGCTGCCGGATGAGGAGCTCGGGCAGGGCCAGGAGCAGCGCACCGAGCCAGATAACCGTTAACTTGGCTGCAGTAGAAGTACAGTTCTCAATCATCTCGTAGTACATCTGGATGTTGCTCGCTGCACGGAAACGGTCGATGCACAATGCACAAAGCGTGAATGTAGTCACTCCCAAAGAAGCCACCTGCAAGGTAAAAGCATGTAAAAAAGTTTGATCATTAAAAAGTGTACAATTTAGTAGAAAAAGGATTGAAGAGCCCATTAAATGGCTTGCCAAGCACagctttctttcctgtgttgatgcatTTCCTTTTGAAAAAAGGAAGCTGGGGTAAGGCATATCGAAAAGCTTGTTGTTAGTGTATGTCACACCCATGGACTTTGAGGTGCTGCTTGCTATTGACAATTGGCAGCTGATGGTATTGAGGAGGGACACTCTgattctagagagcatttcatTGGATGTTATGTGCATCCCCAAATGAGAGGTCAttcatatttttggtccattttctcaGAAGAGAGAGACTGCCATTTTAAAGGCGTatattggcaaaaaaaataattggACAGTTTTCCACCATCAGGCGAACGATTCCAGAAGTATTTCCAGTACGTTATGATCACAAACTGTTCCCAGACCAGATTTCTCAGCACAATTAGCTTGCCgtactaatgtaaataatgctgGTGGAATGTCTTTAGTATGTGGTGACTCACGCTTGGGTCACTTGTTCTGTCAATCCCATGTCAACAAGCCTGGATCGGTACAGATGGTGGAAAAGAATCTATTTTGCTAACTTTCAAGAGTACACTAgtatatagatggcctcaaagctaatagacatgaacTTGATTTACTCTCATGCGActctcatatgactttcttctgtggaacacaaagacattATGTAGAATATATTAGGTGTTTTTGACGATACAATTCAAGTTAATGGAATCCAAAAAATgtaaggtccaaaaaggacataaaggcagcataaaaataatccatatgacactagtggttaaatccatgtcttctaaagtgatatgattgcTTTGGGTGAAAAACCAATCAAAATGTAAGACTTTATTCTTTATTAATCTTTACATCCAGGCCAGTTGGAACAAACTGCATGCTTCAATAATGAAATGCTTTGATGCTACAGGCGGTTGCCAGGTACTCAATCCTGGTATCCTTATACATCATCGAGATGTTGCATTTTAAATTTCTAGTGTTTATCATTAACATTGTGACGACTGCTCTAAATTTGAAAAACACCTaatcccccccacccccctttcatttgtgttcagcagaagaaagtaagtcatactacTTTAGGAAAGCAcacgggtgagtaaataatgagagaattgggtgaactattccttaaacacCAGAGGTCAAAAGAGACATTCAGCACTTACATCATGACACAatatgaaataaacaaaataattgtcGCTAATTATGCAGTATCACAGTCCTAGAGTACAAATAGTAAAAATGCGTCTCCATTTCAACATATGgtcatatttttctattttaaacgGGGTCTACATGTGCACAAATTTTTGTAGAAATCCAAGGGAAATGTATTCTATTGCTGTGAAAGAACCATGAAATTCAATCTTCAGAACTAGGTTGCACATGAACAGCAAGGCCTAACCATTTAAGTCCATAGACTTCCTTGTCATGTTGAAACATCATGGTAGCAGGAGGTTTTGAATCAAGGGTGTAGGCTGGGACTCACTAGTGTCATAAGATTAAAGCTGCAGCTATGACACCAATCAGCACAGTTCTTCAGGAATACATGATACAATCTAAATTCTACCCAAGGGCATCGCCACTATCTCAGTGTTTCTGCAGAGACACTTCCCCCTTACATTACATAAGTGAGGgagacaaaacaacaaaacatatcCATGAAAGTAATGacctacacacatacagtaacatGAATTGTGGGAATACTGGCTGTCTATATCTGTAAGCAGCATACATTTAAACAGGCTATATTAAATGGATATTTTGGGATACatccaaatgttttttaattctgtcatcatttattcacactcatgccataTGTGtgtgacttctgcagaacacaaattaatattattaacagAATGTCTCAGCTAagtaggtccattcaatacaagtgaatgaaggccagaactttgaagttccaaaatgtgcattaaggcagcataaaagtaatccatactgctCCAGAGATTAAAtgatcttctgaagctatatgataggtgtgtgtgagaaacagatcaatatttaagtccttttttactataaatatccagtttcacattcttattttttgttatttgcattCTTGTGCATAACACCACCTACTGGgcggggagaatttatagtaaaaaaaaaaagaaaagaacttcaatattgatctgtttctcacccacatctatcattaTAGCTTCagaatgcatgtatttaagttgtatgaattacttttatgctgcctttatctgctttttaaagcttcaaagttctggtcaccattaagaTGCATTGAATGGAActtcagagctgaaattttcttctaaaaatgttttgtcagattTCTCACATATCTCCTATAGTTATTATTCATGAATAGTTTTAGCTTTTGACATATTGTGGCTATTCCTTTTAACTTTCAATTCTAGTTGTTTATGTAAAGAACTAGTTCATGGATAACATATGCATTCTAGAACATACGCCAAATATTACTATTTGAAAAGTAATATCAGACATCAGTAAATGAAAGCACTCTATTTCAAACAACGTAACCAACCACAGTTATTTGAATCCAGTATGTTTACCTCAATGTAGGGAATGATTTTACAGGTGAATTCCCCAAGTAGCCAATCCTGAGTGAGTTCATGGAATACAACAAGTGGCAAGCTGAAAAAGAGGACGACAAAATCCCACAGGGCAAGATTGGCCAGCAATGAGTTTGAAATGCTTCTTATGTAGTAATTGTTGCACACTATGCACATGATTGCTATATTTCCAATAATGCCCACAGTGAAAAGGATGATGGAGATGCACGTGACAACATATGCACCGTAAGATTCACTCGTCACTGGGTAAAATGGATTCCTGACCCCTGGGGTTCTTGATCGGGTATTCAAGGGAATGAACGAGGTGACGAGCTCCTCATAGTCTTTTCCAGGCGAGGTGGACCATTTAGGGATGCTTGAGGAATCAATGGGAATGTCTGTAGGCTGGATCTGAGCTTCAGGCTTCGGTAATGATTCCAGTTCACGTGCATCTACTGACGACTCGTTGGTTTGATTCCTTTCGCTCTCGTTAACAGCCTCCCTTCTATGTCTGTGATGGCCAACTTTTATACGACTTTCGTTATCTGTTTGTCTCAATATTGATTGAAAATGGCTGTATTTGTCAATATTGTCGTTCTGTCTCGCTACTCGTCGATTAAGTACGCTTCTGGCATCGCTCAAGTTCACTGACTCGTAATGGGTCAATAAATGAATCGTTTTTATACATGCTGTAGTTCCGGGCGATAAAGTCACACCTGTAGATTTATTTTCCTCTTTAACTGTTTTGTAATAAACCTGATTAGTAATTACACGTCTCTCCCGGCTTATTCCCCGCACTTTGTGCGTAAAATGATCAGTTTTTGACGAGATATCgattctgttattattatttgtaaaaattgAAAGTTCACAACACGCTAGCAAGCAAAACAAGCTTAAAAGTtgtatttccattgtgttttgcCCACAGAAAATACTCGAAAATATGCTAAATCCAGTATATCCAATAACATTAGGGAAAAGTTGTACAAAAAATGTCAAGCATCGTCCCAGTCGCTAATATTAGATTTGTTGTTTCCATTGTACAATCCCTGGAGTATTATGTGTACAGTAGAATTGTGTAAATCCTGACACTTGTTCACACAGATGTTTGATGTTTTAACCGAATTAGTTGAAATAACAATACAAAACTAGTTTCAGCTCTTGAACACATTTCCAAGCACTTAGTAtcactggaaaaaaataaacatgtcaaGGCCAAGCGTATCCAGCATCTCGATACAATACAAATCCTAGAGTGTCGTCCATGTCCGCCCGCGAGCTGCTGATGCAGCCATGTGAACCTGTGACAGGGAGGCGCCGCTCTCAACGATAGATTACAGTGACATGCGCCGCCTAGCGGACTGAAACAAAACTGCAGTTTGTTTCGAGCATCAAACCAGATGTATAGTATTATTTCCAATATTTCCCCCCTGAATTAGATCTTTCAAGGGCAAATTATACCTCAATCTACcccaaaaacaaaaaggaaaaaaaagtgtAATCCTTTCAggtcaaatatttacatttaatcagATGGCTAACAAATAAGTAAGTGAATAACAAGATTGAGAATTTATTTAACTTCTTACCcatataattcaatataattcAATCAACATCAACTCTAATTTATGCAATATTTACATATAGAGCTAAATAGAGTTTAGGGACcccttaaattaattattttattctggaCAGTCCATAATATGGGGGCCTTTTTATGCCCAAGCTTACGGTCCAAGCTCAGTTTCCTGATTTATAAGCTAAAACTTTGGCCAATTAACCTACACGAGTTTCCCAATAATTTGTGATCTCTAGATGAGGATTTTTATAAATCTATTTTTAGACTGCACTCACAAAGAGATATTTCTGGCAGTTGAATTTATTTAGAGCTTAGCATaactataaatatatatgggcatttccatgactttaagGTTTGGCTAATATCCATGACCTttcccaggcctggaaatcaccaTTTTAAAAGTCCCTATTTTTCCAGGTATAACATCACTGTGTGAACTCTGAAGATCAAGAGAGGAAATACTGAAGAGCTATCTTATaaatagacaaacacttttgctATGAATTTAAGGAATAGGTGTTTGACCATAAAAcatgtatttatatttcttcacaaaacatttctgaaatttcTGCCAAATCTCAGTTTTTTTCTTGTTAGAGATATCACTGTGCAATTGTAGGTGTcctatgatttaattaaatgtaaaatgtccatACAAGTTTACTCAGTCTTCTCTAGTTACTGTGTTTGTGATCTGGTAGCAAACTTTGTCCTGTACAGTGTAGGCTGACAGGCAAAGATCCAGCCATGGATGTTCTTCTACAAAAACAGTAGAAAAAAAAAGGTTcaacattattatcattatcaataTGCAACATACAGTATTTGACAAAAGGGTTGAAAAAGTGTAGTTACAACTGCTAAAAACAGAAAATTCAAGGAAGTGAACTGTTTACCCATACGGCTTCCTGGTGGTTGAAGTGTGTCCATGATGGTCTGAATCTTGTCCTGCAAATCTTGACTGGCTGAAGTGTCGACAGCGGAAACATGGAAAAATCTCTCCTACAAAGAATGAGACAAACATGGGACTGACACTGAagtctataaaaaaaacaaagggaAAACAGCACACTCTACTGATCAGGAAGTGCTATTACCCTTTTGACAAACTAGCACACACTCTCTTAAAATGTTAATtagaaataattataaaaattactATAATTACTATaacagtttatcaaagacaataatgtaattttataaatgAGACACAAATATCTAAAAGTTTTTCAAGCCCCTTTAATTAAATGTCACTTATATACCGGTAGGTAGTATTTTGACTCACAGAGTTCTCCCACAGCAGAGCCTCCAAAGTGTCAGTCTGGTCCTCGAGTTCAAATTGGACTAATAATCCATACTGCATCAGCTGAACTCCAAGAGCTGTATAACAGACACAGACGAGCCTAATATAATACCTATATACAGTTTAAGTCAaaactttacatacacttaggttgaagtcattaaaactcattttttaagcactccacaaatttcatattagcaaactatagttttggtaagtcaTTAGGACAtaaactttgtgcatgacaagagtaacttttccaacaattgtttaacttttaattgactttatcacaattccagtgggttggaagtttgcatacaccaagttaactgtgcctttaagcagaagaaaatgatggatggatggatggatggatggatggatggatggatggatggatggatggatggatggatggatggatggatggatggatggatggatggatggatggatggatggatggatggatggatggatggatggatggatggatggatggatggatggatggatggatggatggatggatggatggatggatggatggatggataacaaGCCATAAAATCAGCCTGATCTAAAACCCTATATTCCAAACAGAGTCCATCTGACCTGCGTGTGTGTGATTCTACCCAAGAATCACCATGAGCTCCGTAACCTACTGGTGACATAGTACCTTCTGCAATTCTCTGTTCATCCCAGTTCTCCACTCCAGTAAACATAGGGTTTTCCAATGTGTTCTCAGAGCAGTGTTTACAcctgagacacacacaaacaatatactgtatgtcaacagtacattcatgtatttttattgtatacagtcttcttattctATGTATACtgcatattgtatattattaggagtaaattgtatattgtgttttgtAACATGATGTGTAAACCGTGTAATGTGTAAataagatgtttattgtaattgtcattctgctatgttgcttggactttcacccactgttgcacttgtgtatagagttgagtgacaataaagggatttgatttgatttgaactaTATGTAGTAGTGATTTTATTATTTCCCTGTGGGGAAATGGCGGATACATGATGTGTACACTTGACAAGATGTACACATTGAATGCCAGGCAAGTTTAAAAATGGTCTCTGGAGGTTTGTTGAAGTGGTTAGCCCTGTCATCTTACCCATAATATCTTTTGTCTCCACAGAATAGAAAGGGAGCTGTGAGATCCATTAGGTTCATCCTGCCGTTCTCTGATCTCACGGGTACCAGGTTTTTGTAATCACGTGACAACAAGCAAACCTCATCCAGAGTCATTCCTGCAGACACAAAGCTGATCATTATAACTGCCGAATACAGGGTTCCCACATATCTTGACCAAATTAAACGATTTATTTGTCCATGAGATATTTTATTCATACATAGTTTATATGAATTTATATGACATTTAATAGAGTTGTATTCTGGGATGTTTTTTTCATGTCAATTACCAATGATTGGAATTAATAGATTTAATTTACTATACTTATTAGTGTACATATGTCTCCAAATATGGTCAATCAATTAAAAGTTAATCAAATGGGTTGATTAATTTGTCACAAATATCAATATTTGGGCCCAgaataaataattgaataaattatcattaaaataataataatgtatgataataatattatattatttatttattagactttttaaataacttttccaAGCTACTACATTAATAATTTCCATGACTactccaggcctggaaatcacaatttaaaaaatgccaGATGTTTCCAAGTTTTCATGTGTACCCTGCTAATATACAGAGCAATAGTTTTTAGAAGTAATGTTATCTTgctaaaaaacacaaataaaaagtgCTTCTCTTTGCAGTCAGACTAACCCTGGATGAAAATGAGCTGGGTGTGAGTGCTTTCCCCCACCATATCTATAGATATGTGCATCGAGATGATTCTGCCTGCTTCAGTAGATCTTAATGAAGTGGCAGCCCAAAACTCATGGCAAGGTTGGTCATCGCTCGCAGGTTCCTGGAAAAGCTTACCAATCGTGCTGTCATCAGGGACCTCTCTcctattacacacaaaaatgcaggttcatttatttattagaaCTTCGGTAGGAGACATCACATTTGGCAGATATGAAATTCAGAtataaaaaggaatagttcaaccaaaaacttAAATTATGTTCATTtgctcaagttgttccaaacctgtatgactttcttcggtggaacacaatataatcagtcaccattcacttttattgtatggaaaaaaagatgtattgaaagtgaaaggtgacagaGACTGTCAAGTCtcaaatattctgcctaacatcttttgtgttccatgaagaaagaaagtaatatgggtttggaataacatgagggagATGTATTGTTGCGTGAAGTATCCCTTCAAAGACAATTTTCATGTTCATTtgctcatgctgttccaaactcgtatgactttctttcttctgcagaacacaaagagattttgatggagatattatGTGAATATATTCATACAATGCACGTCAGTGGGGTCCAAATCTTCTAAGCTcataaaaagcacaaaggcagcataaaagtaatccatactactccagtggtttaataaccatggctacttttgaatggctgtctatgtggaaacatgctttttgccattGGGTGGTGTAattccagcatctaccagcaggtgctAACAGCGACCTGCTAACCAGCCAATTCCCAACCCCTGGTTAAACcacgagtcttatggattacctttgtgctgcgtttatgtcctttttggtgcttgaaagttaggaccccattgacttgcattttacAGATATATTTACATCATATCTCCATTGAAATAAGTTTGTGTTCAAGAAtggaagtcatacgagtttgagatgtcataagggtgagtacattaGAAGAGAATCATCATTTTTGGTCAAACTATTCCTTTACCATTTGCTTTTTTGCAAGCTTTGTTTACTTGAATAGCCACAAGGTGGCAAACAAAACATGTAAACAAATCTAGAACATCAAGGACATCAGACATTATTACACAGAAATGCCCCATTGAGACCCATTTTCAATTTAAGACTGAATTAGTACATTACAACTCccattattttcatattaaatcatattagCACTGAATATAATGTGAGGTGATGGAAGGTGCAGTAAGTGTCACACTTACATAGTTTTACACTTTGGGCAGAACAGCTTTAGGCACTGATACAGTGGCTGTGGCTGGTATTTCTTCACCTGGGCACGAACATGACATACCAGCGGAGGTGTAGAGCTTTTCACCTGGGCGAGTGTGACTCGTTGAAAGCTGTGCTCACACGTCAGAACTGAACACAACATTGCAGACAGtaaaatatcattatttttaCTCATGAAAAGACAGTTTGCCTGAGCAACCACCCAAAGCACTTAGCATCTGCAAAACAACACACTataacaccttagaaaccacatagcaattcTTTCACATTGcagaaaataacacaaaacataatACATTCGTGGTGAATctcaaagggacagttcacctaaaaatgaaaattcttcatcatttactcaccctcatgccatcccagatgtgtgacacaaataaagattttaaaataatatttcagatctgtaggttaatttaattcaagtgaatggtgaccagaaatttgaagctccaagaaggacataaaggcaacatagaaGCGTTcaatatgactccattggttaaattcacgtcttcagaagtgatatgataggtgtgggtgaaaaatagACCAgtatcttccttttttttttttttttttaccataaatctacaccaattcaatttcacattcttctactaTTGTTATTGACGATTTACATTCTTAGTTCTtatcgccacctacagggcagcgaggagaatttatagtaaaaaaaattactttaatattgatctgtttctcatccacacctatcatatcacttctgagcacatggattaaaccactgccatatagattacttttaagctgccttgatgtactttttggagcttcaaagttctggcaaccactcacgtgcattgtatggacctacagagctgagatatccttctaagaatcttcgtttgtgttctgctgaagaaagtaagtcaaacatttcggatggcatgagggtgagtaaatgatgagagaatttttttttttggataaacaatataaaaaaagcaacaacaaagcAACATTCTCACCCAATCTGACTGTAGAACTGAAGCTATTCAGAATTAAAACGTTCTAATTAAAGAAATCAGGAAACTATTCTCTACTATTATCTACCTGTTCGAGAAAGTCCAACATCTGCCTCTccatctgaaataaaataaagtatgcaATCATCAAAGCTTTATTCTGTGGTGGAAAAGACCTTAAATgaacagttcacctaaaagtATATTAAAAGTATAATGTGac
Protein-coding sequences here:
- the LOC127640576 gene encoding prosaposin receptor GPR37-like, whose protein sequence is MEIQLLSLFCLLACCELSIFTNNNNRIDISSKTDHFTHKVRGISRERRVITNQVYYKTVKEENKSTGVTLSPGTTACIKTIHLLTHYESVNLSDARSVLNRRVARQNDNIDKYSHFQSILRQTDNESRIKVGHHRHRREAVNESERNQTNESSVDARELESLPKPEAQIQPTDIPIDSSSIPKWSTSPGKDYEELVTSFIPLNTRSRTPGVRNPFYPVTSESYGAYVVTCISIILFTVGIIGNIAIMCIVCNNYYIRSISNSLLANLALWDFVVLFFSLPLVVFHELTQDWLLGEFTCKIIPYIEVASLGVTTFTLCALCIDRFRAASNIQMYYEMIENCTSTAAKLTVIWLGALLLALPELLIRQLVKEEREPPEVTPYEHCVVQISTALPDTLYVLGLTYNSARLWWYFGCYFCLPTLFTIISSVVTAHKIRKAERASVRGNRKQIQLESQMNCIIVALAILYGFCVIPENISNIVSVYMATSVPRRTLDILHLVSQMMMFCKSAVTPVLLLVLCRPFSKAFLDCCCCCFEECGPPKSSTATSNDNDQDGTTDLELSPYSTIHRETFTFPRVGTHF